The DNA sequence TGCTATTCCTGCTGTTTCATTTGCTTGGGATGGTTACGACTATGAGTCTGGAAACTATGTAGAAATTGACAAGGGCAACTTGGTCAGAGAAGGTGAAGAAATTGAGTACTACGATTACGGCAGTGGCGAATATCGTTACGGTGAAGTTCAAGATGTTCAAAGTTCAGGAAGTGGCGCAGAAGTCGAGATATATGATTATGACTCTGGCGAATACCGCACA is a window from the Psychromonas ingrahamii 37 genome containing:
- a CDS encoding DUF5334 family protein, whose translation is MVIGKLPNKRLHRKNFHSHLFCIKARKKAAIKNFIGETGFMCKKGDRIMKFRKLILIALFAIPAVSFAWDGYDYESGNYVEIDKGNLVREGEEIEYYDYGSGEYRYGEVQDVQSSGSGAEVEIYDYDSGEYRTFEMD